In Agrococcus jenensis, the genomic window CGCGCGTGCACATCGACGACCCCTGGCACCGCCAGGTCGCGATCGAGGGCGCGGTCTTCCGGGCAGCGGCCGAGCTCATCGGGCGCGACCCGTGGGAGGTCGCGCCGGACCGCTGGCGGCACCACTAGTCGACCAGCATGGGGGCTAGTGCAGGACGCGCACGCCCTCTGCGGCCGGGCCCTGCGGGCTCGCGGTGAAGCCGCCCACCTCGCTGTCGCTGCGGTAGCCGACGCCGATCACGAGGCCGTCGCCGACCACCTCGACGGCGCCCGCGTCGACCGGGCGCTCGATCGTGCCGCCCGCGGCGAGCACGACCTCCTCGCCGTCGATCGTCACGCGCTGCTCGGCGTCGGCGGTGCTCGCGACGTGGAGCGTCGCCTCCGGGCCCTCCGGCACCGCGATCGCGGACGCGCCGGAGCGCGGCTCGCCGCTCGCGATCCAGTCGAAGTCGAGCCCGTCCGCCGACGTCGCGACGGCGCGCGCGCCCGCCACGACCGGCGCATCCGACGACACCCGGATGGCGTAGGTGCCGACCGGGAGGTCGCCGAGCGGGAAGTCGGTGACGACGCCCGCCTCGAGCCTGCCCTCCGACTCGATGACCGAGCCGTCGCTCGCCCGGAAGGCCAGCTGCAGCGCGCCGCCCGTCGGCGAGAGCACGCGCAGCACGGGCACGGTGTCGTCGAAGTCCGCCTGCGTCTCGAGGCCGGACGGCTCGTCGATCCGCACCGCGGGCAGCACCGCTGCGGTGCCGGCGACGACGGGGTCGACGACGTCGAAGCCGCCGCGCTCGAGCCCGCGCGTGGTCGTCTGCTGCAGGTGCGCCGCGACGGGTGCGCCGGTGGAGGCGACGTGCACGACCGCGTCGGCGACGCCGGGCGCGACAGCCGCGAGGTCGAGCACCGCCTCGGTGCCGGGCGGGACCGCGAGGCCCGTCGAGCCGACCGACTCGATGGGCCCCTCCGGGCCGTAGACCGTCACGTCGACGCTCGCCCCGACCTCGGACGCGTTCGCGATCGTGAGCACGGTCTGCCTGCCGGTGCGCGTCGAGCCGCCGACGAGCCACTGCTCGAGCCGCGTCTCGGCGCACTCGCTCGCGGCGAACCCGCCGACCGCGTCGACGTCGACGTCGAGCGACTGGGCGGCCGAGAGCGTCGACTCCTCGCCGCGCTGCACGACGGCGTCGCCGCCGCTCAGGTCGCCGGCGGTGGGGACGGCGAGCTGCGACTGCTCGACCTCGCCGCCCAGGCTGCCGACCTCGACCCGGGCGTCGGCGACGCCGGTGATCGCCAGGGCGTCCTCGCCGTCGGAGGTGCCGACGCGCAGCGCCGGGCCCGCGCAGACGCGCGACTGCAGCGGGGACGCAGGCTGGACGAGCGTCGAGGGCGCGGACGCGGTGACGCGCACGTCCTCCGGCAGCGCGTTGGCGCCCAGCACGGCTCCCACGCCGA contains:
- a CDS encoding DUF5719 family protein — translated: MSDRDLEPLDDSQEFDDPSPIGEPEPPIEHEPTAEELALEAAAREEPVDGDIARDVALTDREAAANDAAEAVRRVDRRGVARWSGRAAVGLVAAALGVGAVLGANALPEDVRVTASAPSTLVQPASPLQSRVCAGPALRVGTSDGEDALAITGVADARVEVGSLGGEVEQSQLAVPTAGDLSGGDAVVQRGEESTLSAAQSLDVDVDAVGGFAASECAETRLEQWLVGGSTRTGRQTVLTIANASEVGASVDVTVYGPEGPIESVGSTGLAVPPGTEAVLDLAAVAPGVADAVVHVASTGAPVAAHLQQTTTRGLERGGFDVVDPVVAGTAAVLPAVRIDEPSGLETQADFDDTVPVLRVLSPTGGALQLAFRASDGSVIESEGRLEAGVVTDFPLGDLPVGTYAIRVSSDAPVVAGARAVATSADGLDFDWIASGEPRSGASAIAVPEGPEATLHVASTADAEQRVTIDGEEVVLAAGGTIERPVDAGAVEVVGDGLVIGVGYRSDSEVGGFTASPQGPAAEGVRVLH